A single region of the Marinobacter nanhaiticus D15-8W genome encodes:
- a CDS encoding MAPEG family protein, translating into MNPSLILWPVLAQILLTIAMYVLLGVRKNEALKLGQVNRRETALDNRAWPANVVKVSNNIANQFELPVLFYVLCLLLFSVQKVGWLALVLAWVFVVSRYLHAAVHTGKNVVPLRTQLFVVGLVCLLLLTFLAAWHLVAAALV; encoded by the coding sequence ATGAATCCAAGCCTGATCCTCTGGCCGGTGCTGGCCCAGATCCTCCTGACGATTGCCATGTACGTCCTGCTTGGCGTGCGCAAGAACGAGGCGCTGAAGCTCGGGCAGGTGAACCGTCGGGAAACCGCCCTGGACAACAGAGCCTGGCCGGCGAACGTGGTGAAGGTCTCCAACAATATCGCCAACCAGTTCGAACTGCCGGTGCTGTTCTACGTGCTGTGCCTGCTGCTTTTCAGCGTCCAGAAAGTCGGTTGGCTGGCGCTGGTCCTGGCCTGGGTCTTCGTGGTCAGTCGCTATCTGCATGCCGCCGTCCATACCGGCAAGAACGTCGTGCCACTGCGCACGCAGCTGTTCGTAGTCGGGCTGGTCTGCCTGCTCTTGCTGACGTTCCTGGCCGCCTGGCACCTGGTTGCGGCGGCGTTGGTGTAG